The Roseibaca calidilacus genome has a window encoding:
- the fdh3B gene encoding formate dehydrogenase FDH3 subunit beta produces the protein MARMKFLCDSDRCIECNACVTACKNEHEVPWGINRRRVVTINDGLPGERSVSMACMHCTDAPCASVCPVDCFYTTDDAVVLHNKDTCIGCGYCSYACPFGAPQYPQTANFGTRGKMDKCTYCSGGPEPDMSQAEYVKYGANRLAEGKLPLCAEMCSTKALLAGDGDIIAEIYRERVVTRGYGSGAWGWRDAYGEAVTV, from the coding sequence ATGGCACGAATGAAATTCCTGTGCGACTCTGACCGTTGCATCGAGTGCAATGCCTGCGTCACCGCCTGCAAGAACGAGCACGAGGTGCCGTGGGGCATTAACCGGCGTCGGGTTGTGACCATCAATGATGGTCTGCCCGGTGAGCGTTCCGTGTCGATGGCTTGCATGCACTGCACCGACGCGCCTTGCGCCAGTGTGTGCCCGGTGGATTGCTTCTATACCACTGACGATGCCGTGGTTCTGCACAACAAGGACACCTGCATCGGCTGCGGCTATTGCAGCTATGCCTGCCCATTTGGTGCACCCCAATATCCGCAAACCGCCAATTTCGGCACCCGCGGCAAAATGGACAAATGTACCTACTGCTCTGGTGGCCCAGAGCCGGATATGTCTCAGGCCGAATACGTCAAATACGGCGCGAACCGTTTGGCCGAGGGCAAGCTGCCGCTTTGTGCTGAAATGTGCTCGACCAAGGCACTTCTAGCCGGGGACGGCGACATCATTGCAGAAATCTACCGCGAGCGTGTCGTGACCCGTGGTTATGGCTCTGGTGCATGGGGCTGGCGTGATGCTTATGGCGAAGCGGTTACGGTGTAA
- a CDS encoding formate dehydrogenase subunit alpha, producing the protein MLVKRRTREATSTGRLSQFAASVAAKPLDRRSFLRASGLTVGGLAAAATLGAGMTRRVEAAGFTDMSQPIELRKNVCTHCSVGCSVVAEVQNGVWVGQEPAFDSPINRGTHCAKGASVRELVHGDRRLKYPMKKVGGEWQRLSWDEALNEIAEKMTAIRDTSGADSVYFLGSAKFSNEGSYLFRKLAAFWGTNNVDHQARICHSTTVAGVANTWGYGAMTNSYNDIRNAKTIVFMGSNAAEAHPVSLQHILEGKETQRANVVVLDPRFTRTAAHATEYVRIRPGTDIAVVHGMLWHIFENGWEDKEFIAQRVWGMDQVREVVKNYTPDVVEEISGVDGDTLKRVAEKFAKDRPSTFIWCMGGTQHTVGTANVRAYNLLLLATGNVGGEGNGANIFRGHCNVQGATDFGLDVANLPCYYGLGAGAWKHWARVWDVPYEYFVNRFDAVPAKGGRDARTPEQNMNVPGITSTRWFDAVTIDSEEVDQRDNIKAMMVFGHGGNTVPRMQDAQRGMNDLDLLVVADPHPTTFAALHSRTDNTYLLPICTQFECSGSRTASNRSVQWGEKVVDPIFESDNDYAVIYALSERLGFADEMFKNFEMVQGKFGMEPTPESILREINRGGWSTGYTGQSPERLKAHMANQRHFDLVTLRAKADAPEEIKGDFYGLPWPCWGTPELRHPGTHILYNPGLPPMEGGSAFRPRFGLERDGETLLAEGSWPVGSEIEDGYPQFTYALLQQLGWDGDLTPEELANIAAIGGNDPEAMGNVSWSLDTSGGIQRVALMHGCVPFGNGKARAVAWNLPDPIPVHREPIYSARPDLVAQYPTNDDRRQHRMPNIGKVVQNDVVERNVFGDFPLILTSGRLVEYEGGGEETRSNPWLAELKQDMFVEINPADAEARGVVEGGWVWVTGPEGGSKARMKALVTERVAPGVAFMPFHFAGWFQGEDQRGNYPEGTDPIVLGESVNVITTYGYDPVTGMHEGKVTLCQIAAA; encoded by the coding sequence ATGCTTGTCAAGCGCAGAACCCGGGAGGCCACGTCGACCGGTCGCCTAAGCCAGTTTGCCGCAAGTGTTGCCGCCAAACCTTTGGATCGCCGCAGCTTTCTGCGGGCATCTGGTCTGACCGTCGGGGGTCTTGCGGCCGCCGCTACCCTTGGCGCAGGCATGACCCGCCGGGTCGAAGCCGCAGGCTTTACCGACATGTCGCAGCCCATCGAGCTGCGCAAGAATGTCTGCACCCATTGCTCGGTCGGTTGTTCGGTCGTGGCAGAGGTGCAAAATGGCGTTTGGGTGGGTCAAGAACCCGCCTTTGACAGCCCGATCAACCGCGGCACCCATTGCGCCAAAGGCGCGTCGGTGCGCGAGTTGGTGCATGGCGACCGCCGTCTGAAATACCCGATGAAGAAAGTCGGCGGCGAATGGCAGCGCCTGTCGTGGGATGAGGCGCTGAACGAGATTGCCGAGAAGATGACCGCTATCCGCGACACATCGGGTGCGGATTCGGTTTATTTCCTTGGCTCTGCCAAATTCTCGAACGAAGGGTCGTATCTGTTCCGCAAGCTGGCGGCGTTCTGGGGCACCAACAACGTCGATCACCAGGCACGGATCTGCCACTCGACCACTGTGGCCGGGGTTGCGAATACCTGGGGCTATGGTGCGATGACCAATAGCTACAATGACATCCGCAATGCGAAAACGATTGTTTTCATGGGGTCGAACGCGGCCGAAGCGCACCCGGTGTCGCTTCAGCACATCCTTGAAGGCAAGGAAACCCAGCGCGCGAACGTGGTTGTTCTGGATCCGCGTTTCACCCGCACGGCGGCGCATGCGACCGAATACGTCCGCATCCGCCCCGGCACCGATATTGCCGTGGTGCACGGGATGCTGTGGCACATTTTCGAGAATGGCTGGGAAGACAAGGAATTCATTGCCCAGCGTGTCTGGGGGATGGATCAGGTCCGTGAGGTGGTCAAGAACTACACGCCAGATGTCGTGGAAGAAATCTCTGGCGTCGATGGCGACACCTTGAAGCGCGTGGCCGAAAAATTTGCCAAGGATCGCCCTTCGACCTTCATCTGGTGCATGGGGGGCACGCAGCACACGGTCGGCACCGCGAATGTGCGCGCCTATAACCTGCTGCTGCTTGCCACCGGCAATGTGGGCGGCGAAGGCAATGGCGCCAACATCTTCCGCGGTCATTGCAACGTGCAGGGCGCAACCGATTTCGGTTTGGATGTGGCCAACCTTCCTTGCTACTACGGCTTGGGTGCCGGGGCATGGAAACACTGGGCGCGCGTCTGGGACGTGCCATATGAGTATTTCGTCAACCGCTTTGACGCCGTTCCGGCCAAGGGTGGGCGCGATGCACGCACGCCAGAGCAGAACATGAATGTGCCGGGCATCACCTCGACCCGTTGGTTCGACGCTGTCACCATTGACAGCGAAGAGGTTGACCAGCGTGACAACATCAAGGCGATGATGGTGTTTGGTCACGGCGGCAACACCGTGCCGCGGATGCAAGACGCGCAGCGCGGGATGAATGACCTTGACCTGCTGGTCGTGGCCGACCCGCACCCCACGACCTTTGCCGCGCTGCATTCGCGCACCGACAACACATATTTGTTGCCGATCTGCACGCAGTTTGAATGCTCCGGCTCGCGCACAGCATCGAACCGTTCGGTTCAGTGGGGCGAGAAGGTGGTGGACCCCATCTTCGAATCCGATAACGACTATGCGGTGATCTATGCGCTCTCCGAGCGTTTGGGCTTCGCTGACGAGATGTTCAAGAACTTCGAGATGGTTCAGGGCAAGTTCGGCATGGAACCCACGCCGGAATCGATTCTGCGTGAGATCAACCGCGGTGGCTGGTCGACCGGCTATACCGGCCAAAGCCCGGAGCGTTTGAAAGCGCATATGGCAAACCAGCGGCATTTCGATCTGGTGACACTGCGCGCCAAGGCGGATGCCCCGGAAGAGATCAAGGGCGATTTCTACGGTCTGCCATGGCCTTGCTGGGGCACGCCAGAACTGCGCCATCCGGGCACGCACATTCTGTATAACCCCGGCCTGCCCCCGATGGAGGGCGGCAGCGCCTTCCGCCCACGCTTTGGTCTGGAGCGTGACGGCGAAACGCTGTTGGCAGAGGGAAGCTGGCCGGTCGGGTCCGAAATTGAGGATGGATATCCGCAATTCACCTACGCTCTGCTGCAACAGCTTGGCTGGGATGGCGATCTGACCCCCGAAGAACTTGCGAATATCGCGGCTATCGGCGGGAACGACCCGGAAGCCATGGGCAATGTGTCTTGGTCGCTTGATACATCGGGCGGTATTCAGCGCGTGGCACTGATGCATGGCTGTGTGCCCTTCGGCAACGGCAAGGCCCGTGCTGTCGCGTGGAACCTGCCCGACCCGATCCCGGTGCACCGCGAACCGATCTATTCGGCGCGCCCCGATCTGGTTGCGCAATATCCGACCAATGACGACCGTCGTCAGCACCGCATGCCCAATATCGGCAAGGTGGTTCAGAACGATGTTGTCGAGCGCAATGTATTTGGCGACTTCCCGCTGATCCTGACCTCTGGTCGCCTTGTGGAATATGAGGGCGGCGGTGAGGAGACCCGCTCGAACCCGTGGCTTGCCGAACTGAAGCAAGACATGTTCGTAGAGATCAACCCCGCCGATGCGGAAGCACGCGGTGTGGTCGAAGGCGGCTGGGTCTGGGTTACTGGTCCCGAAGGCGGATCCAAGGCGCGGATGAAAGCGCTTGTGACCGAACGCGTGGCGCCAGGGGTGGCTTTCATGCCGTTCCATTTCGCGGGTTGGTTCCAAGGCGAAGACCAGCGGGGCAACTACCCCGAAGGCACTGATCCGATCGTCTTGGGGGAATCCGTGAACGTCATCACCACATATGGCTACGACCCGGTGACAGGTATGCATGAAGGCAAGGTTACGCTTTGCCAGATCGCTGCCGCATAA
- a CDS encoding DUF6505 family protein: MILLPRTIQLDPSDKVIFAHAAQPGEWAVVGSFLFWGRDPQAMTRKDIIALRSGFLGVESFGHSTLVVVQEARADERAALVECLAAQLVTHLGAPSVAVARPAAEEEVALSESLCAEHPANTLIAMHRKLEGGAIHEQFRTLKPRDQTAFAGAHLQGHDRAFQFFEEESDDSQDHVDLFALRGD; this comes from the coding sequence ATGATCCTTTTGCCGCGCACCATCCAGCTTGACCCATCGGACAAGGTGATCTTTGCCCATGCCGCGCAGCCCGGTGAATGGGCAGTGGTGGGCAGTTTTTTGTTCTGGGGGCGTGACCCGCAGGCGATGACCCGCAAGGACATCATCGCGCTGCGCTCGGGTTTTCTTGGGGTCGAGAGTTTCGGCCATTCCACGCTGGTTGTGGTGCAAGAGGCACGCGCCGACGAGCGCGCAGCGCTGGTGGAATGCTTGGCCGCGCAACTGGTGACGCATCTGGGCGCTCCCAGCGTCGCCGTCGCCCGCCCCGCCGCAGAGGAAGAAGTCGCGCTGTCTGAAAGCCTGTGCGCCGAGCACCCGGCCAACACGCTGATCGCGATGCACCGCAAGCTAGAGGGCGGTGCGATCCATGAGCAATTCCGCACGCTCAAGCCCCGCGATCAAACCGCCTTTGCTGGCGCGCATCTGCAAGGACATGACCGCGCGTTCCAGTTTTTCGAAGAAGAAAGCGACGACAGCCAAGACCATGTCGACCTGTTCGCGCTGCGAGGGGACTGA
- a CDS encoding DUF6352 family protein: protein MPEFWVASGHHFARRNAAGRLLVTDELILAWLARPEVLPPADACAAERALHSRLMDKPRAKVSGIELAAIKDADARENWQFLLRLRDTLLEAGTIEEGYQAILHKQMELPFVFTAQLLQLILRNALDGCDDPQVLRAAECFFRPQRAHVKDNKLLLADEELVTLFEQEMHASPLTAMFSGGVDSLDVLGGGNEWTYWSRSDAHTTVLNFGGDPKARAGMAATIEAFLRHMLVLEVTVTPQSVADQVDLRWFVGLDPVGTAIGNALWNGAVPKDTLVGLFRMELPADKRVRSDMQGQPVWLLLGLGADHTIRIKPQNLLMGLPLVEPVLS from the coding sequence ATGCCTGAATTCTGGGTTGCCTCTGGCCATCATTTCGCGCGACGCAACGCGGCGGGGCGGTTGCTGGTCACGGATGAGTTGATCTTGGCGTGGCTGGCGCGCCCCGAAGTGCTGCCGCCCGCCGATGCGTGCGCCGCCGAGCGCGCTTTGCACAGCCGACTGATGGACAAGCCGCGCGCGAAAGTGTCCGGCATAGAACTGGCCGCGATCAAGGATGCCGATGCGCGCGAGAACTGGCAGTTCCTGTTGCGCCTGCGCGATACGTTGCTGGAGGCCGGCACGATCGAAGAGGGCTATCAAGCGATCTTGCACAAACAGATGGAGCTGCCTTTCGTCTTTACCGCGCAGCTATTGCAACTGATCCTGCGCAATGCGCTGGACGGCTGCGATGACCCACAAGTGCTGCGCGCGGCTGAATGCTTCTTCCGTCCGCAACGCGCGCATGTGAAGGATAACAAGCTGCTTCTGGCCGATGAAGAACTGGTCACGCTGTTCGAACAGGAAATGCACGCGTCGCCGCTGACCGCCATGTTCTCTGGCGGGGTGGACAGTCTGGATGTTTTGGGTGGCGGCAATGAATGGACCTATTGGTCCCGGTCCGATGCCCACACGACCGTGCTGAATTTTGGCGGCGACCCGAAGGCGCGCGCGGGCATGGCGGCCACAATAGAGGCTTTCTTGCGCCACATGTTGGTGCTAGAGGTCACGGTCACCCCGCAATCGGTGGCCGATCAGGTGGACCTGCGCTGGTTTGTCGGGCTTGACCCTGTCGGCACGGCAATCGGCAACGCGCTTTGGAATGGGGCTGTGCCGAAAGATACTCTGGTCGGGCTGTTCCGCATGGAGCTTCCGGCAGATAAGCGCGTGCGGTCCGATATGCAGGGGCAACCGGTTTGGCTGCTGCTGGGTTTGGGGGCGGATCACACAATCCGCATTAAGCCGCAGAACTTGCTGATGGGGCTGCCATTGGTCGAACCTGTGTTAAGCTGA
- a CDS encoding biotin/lipoate--protein ligase family protein, which yields MQAAKPAPKIHLPPPFTLKHSNDSDLFGHAMAQAAEDGAGTLYLHEGPGLCSFALVLEPEEPLATSQLAFLLCMTALADALAAHCAPERAVRVNWPDEIIYDKARLGGARFGVPAGTAEGDVPDWLVFCAELIADRDQLAAPGEAPNSTSLKEEEFDPTEDMIATFASYVMLYLDRWKHEGFDAVSNRFLMRIDPPLLRGVRRVEGNRLIEITPSGGGKRSAPLLEAAGKTGWRNATGIVL from the coding sequence ATGCAAGCAGCCAAGCCAGCACCAAAGATTCACCTTCCCCCGCCCTTCACGCTCAAGCATAGCAATGACAGTGACCTGTTCGGCCACGCGATGGCGCAGGCCGCCGAAGATGGGGCGGGCACACTGTATCTGCACGAAGGGCCGGGCCTGTGCAGTTTTGCCTTGGTGCTTGAACCGGAAGAGCCGCTTGCAACGTCTCAACTGGCGTTTTTGTTGTGCATGACCGCGCTGGCCGACGCTTTGGCCGCGCATTGCGCGCCCGAACGGGCCGTGCGGGTTAACTGGCCGGACGAGATTATTTACGACAAAGCCCGCCTTGGTGGCGCACGCTTCGGTGTGCCCGCAGGCACCGCAGAGGGTGACGTGCCCGACTGGCTGGTTTTCTGCGCCGAGTTGATTGCGGATCGCGACCAACTGGCCGCACCGGGGGAGGCGCCGAATTCGACCTCGCTCAAGGAAGAAGAGTTCGACCCGACCGAAGACATGATCGCGACCTTTGCAAGTTATGTCATGCTCTATCTGGACCGCTGGAAGCACGAAGGCTTTGACGCCGTCAGTAACCGTTTCCTTATGCGGATTGACCCGCCGCTTTTGCGCGGGGTGCGCCGCGTGGAAGGCAATCGGTTGATCGAGATCACGCCATCGGGTGGCGGCAAACGCTCTGCCCCGCTTTTGGAAGCGGCGGGCAAAACCGGCTGGCGCAATGCGACTGGCATTGTGCTATGA
- a CDS encoding DUF3306 domain-containing protein, which yields MAQGPKDDESGFFNRWSQRKQQATREEMPQPSAEKAPESDVPRPEDVPSAAPELTEDELAALPAIDDLTPQSDIRVFMRAGVPKSLRNAALRKMWLITPAIRDHVDPAVDYAWDWNTPGGVPGDGIAPSPERAAQMLRDLFKPRNDTAPEAPESNAEDLPVAEDPAPERTEPQIMAQAGPDAVRKPDAAVVIAPKAEKDAPSPTEEERPAPRRHGGALPE from the coding sequence ATGGCACAGGGACCGAAAGACGACGAGAGCGGGTTCTTTAACCGTTGGTCGCAGCGCAAGCAGCAGGCCACACGCGAAGAGATGCCCCAGCCGTCGGCCGAAAAAGCGCCCGAATCCGATGTGCCGCGGCCGGAGGATGTGCCGTCCGCAGCGCCGGAACTGACCGAAGATGAGCTGGCCGCGTTGCCTGCCATCGACGATCTGACACCCCAAAGCGATATCCGGGTATTCATGCGCGCAGGCGTGCCCAAATCGCTGCGCAACGCCGCGCTGCGCAAAATGTGGCTGATCACGCCTGCAATCCGCGATCATGTTGACCCGGCGGTGGACTACGCTTGGGACTGGAACACGCCCGGCGGCGTGCCCGGCGATGGCATTGCCCCAAGCCCGGAAAGGGCCGCGCAAATGCTGCGCGATCTGTTCAAACCGCGTAATGACACGGCACCAGAGGCCCCGGAAAGCAACGCCGAAGACCTGCCCGTTGCGGAAGATCCGGCGCCAGAGCGCACCGAACCACAAATTATGGCACAGGCCGGCCCCGACGCGGTGCGCAAGCCCGACGCGGCTGTTGTGATCGCGCCGAAAGCCGAAAAAGACGCTCCAAGCCCGACCGAAGAGGAGCGGCCCGCGCCGCGCCGTCACGGCGGCGCCCTGCCAGAGTGA
- a CDS encoding DUF3305 domain-containing protein, with the protein MPKQILRVSVLAQRRPPVTRWGNAELRASAVLPQEPAVAPNTLLTSDGGLETWYLGGRDMVLYSGDTSHHKDNLLSGRPSVWVVIRGNDPSSAEVVDVTADPYEGEGYASDLDLTVEAVPMPVSMRKLVKDFVETHHVEIPFKKRKRTPVDPNAMSARAPRVLSEDDKWGKPPRKV; encoded by the coding sequence ATGCCAAAACAAATTCTGCGTGTTTCCGTGTTGGCGCAGCGCCGCCCGCCGGTCACGCGTTGGGGCAATGCCGAATTGCGCGCCAGCGCCGTGCTACCACAGGAACCTGCGGTTGCGCCGAACACGCTTCTGACCTCTGACGGGGGCTTGGAAACTTGGTATCTGGGCGGGCGCGACATGGTGCTTTATTCGGGCGATACAAGCCACCACAAGGACAATCTGTTGTCGGGCAGACCCTCTGTCTGGGTGGTGATCCGTGGGAACGATCCGTCCAGCGCCGAAGTGGTGGATGTGACCGCCGACCCCTACGAAGGGGAAGGCTATGCCTCTGATCTGGACCTGACCGTAGAGGCGGTGCCGATGCCTGTTTCAATGCGCAAGCTGGTCAAAGATTTTGTCGAGACCCACCATGTCGAGATCCCGTTCAAGAAGCGCAAACGCACGCCGGTCGACCCAAATGCGATGAGCGCGCGCGCGCCGCGCGTACTGAGCGAGGACGACAAATGGGGCAAGCCGCCCCGCAAGGTGTAA
- a CDS encoding TorD/DmsD family molecular chaperone — protein sequence MTDSQPDSGPAIEDFDKARSEQYRFLARLLAAPPSAEALNHIAQLQGDDSALGRAFANLAQAAQGADAKRVEREFFELFVGVGRGELLPYASFYQTGFLNERPLADLRGDLAALGVARAEGRHEPEDHIALLLEVMAGFAAGEIAADDKTQARFFARHLQPWAVQFFDDLAVAPSVSFYRPVAEIGRILTEIETRAFALAA from the coding sequence ATGACAGATAGCCAGCCGGATTCCGGGCCAGCAATCGAAGATTTCGACAAGGCGCGCAGCGAGCAGTATCGCTTTCTTGCGCGTTTGCTTGCCGCGCCGCCCAGTGCAGAGGCGTTGAATCACATTGCGCAATTGCAGGGCGATGATTCGGCTCTGGGGCGGGCTTTCGCGAATCTCGCGCAGGCGGCGCAAGGCGCAGATGCAAAACGGGTCGAGCGCGAATTTTTCGAATTGTTCGTGGGCGTCGGGCGGGGCGAGTTGTTGCCTTATGCCAGCTTCTATCAGACCGGCTTTTTGAACGAACGCCCGCTGGCCGATCTGCGCGGCGATCTGGCTGCATTGGGCGTGGCGCGCGCTGAAGGGCGGCACGAACCCGAAGACCATATCGCCTTATTGCTAGAGGTGATGGCTGGTTTCGCCGCGGGCGAGATTGCCGCAGATGACAAGACGCAAGCGCGTTTTTTCGCGCGCCATCTTCAGCCTTGGGCCGTGCAGTTTTTCGACGATCTGGCGGTTGCGCCAAGTGTCTCGTTTTACCGGCCCGTTGCAGAGATTGGACGCATCTTGACCGAAATAGAAACGCGGGCCTTTGCGCTCGCGGCTTGA